The uncultured Methanomethylovorans sp. genome contains a region encoding:
- a CDS encoding ferredoxin-thioredoxin reductase catalytic domain-containing protein, which produces MDADKRKQRLKEMFQRVVDPLGYKFSPDEEIVDFLLEQEVIIEKEHGHPFCPCQGLTGERELDMKIVCPCIPFHRAHFDAMKRCWCGLYVHKNVDDPYSLIQISRSEFEQMQTEGNV; this is translated from the coding sequence ATGGATGCGGATAAAAGAAAGCAAAGACTCAAGGAGATGTTCCAGAGGGTGGTCGATCCTCTAGGGTACAAGTTCAGTCCTGATGAGGAGATTGTGGATTTTCTCCTAGAACAGGAAGTTATTATTGAAAAAGAGCATGGCCACCCCTTTTGTCCCTGCCAGGGTTTGACTGGGGAAAGAGAGCTTGATATGAAGATTGTATGCCCATGTATTCCTTTCCACAGGGCTCATTTTGATGCAATGAAACGTTGCTGGTGTGGTTTGTACGTTCATAAGAATGTAGATGATCCTTACAGCTTGATACAAATCTCACGTTCAGAGTTTGAACAGATGCAAACGGAGGGTAATGTATGA